DNA sequence from the Strigops habroptila isolate Jane chromosome 4, bStrHab1.2.pri, whole genome shotgun sequence genome:
TTTACACACAAGCTGACAGCTCAGCCACCCGCGCTGGTTTACTCAGTTTTTACCAGTAAGGGAAGACCGAGGGCAGAAATTCACTTGGCAGAGCATGTAGCCAGAGGATTCATCCCCGTGGTTGAACAATTATCAACAGTTAGAACTAAACTGAGAATGCTCTTTATCAAAAGGGAAAGTTTCAGAGAGCAGAGACCACCGTATCCACCATTAAAGAAGTTACACACTGCAAAATTAAGTATCTCCTaggttttttaaataagtgaATTAATTTATTCATATTTGTACATTAAACTGTATACAATTTCAGAGAGCATTACAGTTAGATTAACAAAAGCTAgttaccaaaaagaaaatacaaaactaaacaTTATTCTGGAAGCTTATTTATCACAGAAGTGAAGTTTCAAGGTCATGTTCATGTAAGTCCAGTTTGTGGTACTTGGTGAAATATTTAGATGTTTAacatgaaatgttaaaaaaaaccccaagtgatTTCTATAAAATCATATCTAAGGCAGATTTTATTATTGTACATTGACTTTTAAACATTTGGATAGAGGGAAAAACCTGAGATCTATGCCCAAAAGCTATTCTCTGCAGAAGAGACATACAcgtttgtttgctttctgtagcaAACAGTATATATAACTGTTACTATAAAAGTTGTGCTGTACATGAGCTGTAGTGCAGGTCACTTTCATATTAAGTGCCAATAAAGGCTTAACAAAATATACAAAGTCTTAAAAGGTGAGGCTGTTTAAAGCATTAATTGTATACATATTGCACACTATTGTGAATACTCAGAAATGGGTCAGAAATGGGTCAGAAATGGGTCAGAAATGGGTCAGAAAATACTCCCACTGCATCTGCCAGTTCCTGCATACCAAACCACGCTGGAATGAGAAAGGGTCAAGAACCCTGTTACCAGCCCTCAGCTAGCACAGGGCGAGAGGGAGGTCCATGGAGGCCAGGCTCTGCCCTCAGGTGCCTCAACCTTTGCTGTCCTTACTGGTCCCGGGACTCGTAAAGAAGTTTTGTTGCCTAacacaaagacaaaacacaTCACTGTGTTAAGTGGTGCCTGCAGCCACCTCATCGCCCTTCTACCCCTCCACAATTTCCTTTAAACCCAACGctttaaattcttcattttcctcagttTAAGGCATTTAATAGCAGTCAGATAGGAAGTAGAGTTATTTTAGAGACTATTCAGggttattttaaatgcagaaccTGTGGACACTGAGTATTTCAGATCAActtatatttgtttcttcttggtCAGAAATTACTATTTCTGATAAAACCTGCCTTTGGAAAAGCTAGAAGTAATGTTTCTGAGATTTTGGTAATCCCTCTAAAACATACACAGTAAACAACGTTGTTAAGTTCTATATCCCTCATGCCTCCTCCTCACAAAGTCCTGGCGAGGGGTTTCATTGGTCTCATACTATAGTATCAACCAGCCTCCTGCACTGGGGACAGACGTGCTTCCTCTCGCTGCAAGTCCCTTTACATGCTGTTAACGGGGACCTCTGAAAGTCTCACTGCACCCATCCATCACACAAAATCAAGCTAAATGACTGTCAAAGGAGACAAAGCACACCACATAAAGATTTTCTTCGGTGTTCTGCAAGTTTTGCCTCCACTGCTTACCTTGTGCATAGCTGCCAGCCAGCTTGCTGACAGCTTCTTATTACAGCTGAAGTCTTCACTAGCTGTAAACTTCATCTGCGTTAGCTCCTCTGATCCTGGTACCTTATACTGCAGAATCATACCTATGGCACGAGTATTGcctcctgaaaaaaagaaagaaaatcttgaaCAGTGACAGGTTCTAGAACTAAGAACAGAACAACTTCTAGCTAATGAGCACGTTTGAAGAAAACCAGCTCATCACGTAACTGAAAGCCCTGGAAACCACAGGTGCACCACCAGCAGCCGCAGCATTGACCACGGTGATACTGCCAGGCCATGGAATGTGCAGACTCAATGTTTAGTTCTGTCTGGCAATCATCGAGGTAGAACTTGTAAAAGCCATCAGGTAAAGCCACTAGCTACACACACGCATGGAATACCCCCTTGTTTTACTATTACTGTGTCTTCACTGAAATAGATACCACAGTTTCACACTGTATCCTGCAGTCTGTAAAGTGAATTACTTGTGTCCAGCAGACTGATACCCTGCTCCATACAAAGTCTGGCACAGCAATCTGAAGTCCCTCCAAGGATGGCAAAGGTTGGGAAAGATGCTTACGCAAGACTAGAAAACAACTGTCAATGTCATTTGCTTCCTGAAGGAAATCTGCTACAAAAGACATTGCTCTGCCAACCGTGTGATAGCGAGATGTTTGTATCTCTCTTACACTAGCTGCACAGAGATAAGAtaaaccaaagccaaaacacagaaaggaaacaagagcTTTGTTTAGAACACTGCACTTTATTGGCATTAtttcctgaagcagcagaacataAACTAAGCCCCAGGAACAGCACTGCCATACACAGGACAACACTGCATGAGGGGGCTCCCAGAGGCCATTTCTGTAATATCCAAGAATCCAAACAAAGACAAACTCAATCTAAGTGACCTGATCAAAAGCCCACAGGCAGTTTTCGTAAGAGTAGCTACTCGCTCCTCTTCTAGGAGAGACTGAAATCCAACTTCTTCACTCACTCCCCTGCATGTACCTGGTCAGAATAACAGATTAACAGACTACTTAAACCAGTGGAAATCAAGCACCTACAGCCTTGGCCAGTTTGCGAGTGTCTGGCATTCCAGGACATTACTGAGTTAGGCAGAACACACCTCATATAACAACAGGTCTTACTACTTTTAAAGCTCTGTAAAAGTCCACCATTAATGGTTTATTTATTCAGTGCAAAGCCTTACTGGACAGTGCACAAGGACTTACTCATTTCTGGTATACACAATTCCGCACGCCTCTGCTGGAGTGGGTGATGTGTAACATTGCGTGCCactaaaaatactatttctcaACTTCCGTTCTCCCTTCCAGCATGCACAATAGCACATGTGATCTAAAGAAAGCTTTGAGCGTTTTAGTTCTCCAAAAAGATACAGAACATTCAGTCCCGGTTTATTAGATGGGAAGGAAAGGTATCTGTCAGATTTGAACGTAATTTGTCTCAAGTTAAACAGCTATAGATCAAACACAAAAtcagcactgcagaggaggagaggtgggAGGGGGTCAGGACAAAATGCTTAGGTGAGTCATGCTCAAACGTACTGGCGATACCTTCACTTATGTGCTGGCTCTCCAGAAGGCTGGTGTAAGTGTGAGTATCTTTTTCTACCGTcaagaaggaaggcaggcaggcaaaaAGATAAAGCAGTCAGAAGAGTAGTGAACAAGGAATTACAGGAACATCAACTCAGCAACACATCTGGTTGATTTGAATACCAAGTTTACTGAAGGTAACATGCTGTACTGACTGAATGTTGCACAGAGAGGCTGTCCATTTAGAAAACTCTAGCAGTGACAGAGGTGTTCTGATGAACAATCATTAAAATTCCTGACCTTGTTTGttctcatttcagtgaaatCCTATTCAAGTTCATCCTGAAATACCCTAAAATCTGGTAAGAGATGAGGCAGTAAGTAGCTGCCCTCCGATTCAAATGTTACCAGTTTCATTTGGCCACCCCTTCAGCTCCAATGAAATCAACAAAGCACAGCTTAATTCCCACCCACACCCCCCTCCCAGGTTCTCTCACTCTTCTTGCAATTGTTTGTaccaggagaagagaaatcCCATCTGGATCCTGAAATGGAAGCTACCAAAGACTAGCAGTTCCCTCCTACAAGCTTTTGAATCAACAGATCTTTATATTTAGccaaaagaaacattaagaaCAAATGATGACCACCTTTATGCAGGTTTATCAAGAAGTTTTCCCATATTACAGCTGTAGGGTAATTTCTCAATTCCCAGGTTTTCCCCAAAATCCCAGCAGCCACACAGACAGCGTTTCACACACTGCACTCCATCCTGAGAGCAGCTGTAGCTAACACACGGCAGTTACTGATTACCTAGAAATGCACTGTCCACCTCAAACAATAATTACAACTTCacgtatttttttcttaacagttaATTTGTATTCAATGAAAAACTTACCTCCAGGAGTAAATCCCTCTGTAAGTATCTGAACAGTTGAAATCTGTATAATTTCGATTTCATAGTGGCTGTCTCCATCCAAAACCAGATACCTACATAACACaagaaaaacttgttttaaaaaaggatttttttcctataataTGAAGTccaaatcaaaggaaaaaaataatctgttctgtggggcggggagggagagaaatcaagcaggaaaaattacttttcattgaAGTTCTtgactgaaaggaaacaaaacccaaccccccaAACCACAGACCTGTAGTTCAGTTTGCCGCAAGAGCCttcaaaacatgaaaagcatTCTTCCAAAGTTCTGGGGCAAGAAGAGAACACAGGGTCTAAAGAGTTGTAGCCAACCAAATTACAGGGTGACCTGTCATGGTAACAGGTGTGGCTCTCATGTTAACAATACAGTGCACTGTTAGAATCAACCCCAAACAAGCTTTTTACAGTGGCTACAGCTTTTTGCCTGCTCCCACCTCTTATGATCCCTCTTTTAGCTGGCAAAACCACTGTATTCCAGTGGCAGTAAGAGACATCATAGGCAAGTGAAGCTCCACCACTCCCAGGTGTTCTGAGCCATGCTGCTAGTAAATTAAAACCCACTCACTCTAAAGTTATATCTATCCTTTCAGTCTGATTACTCTCTCCAATATCTTTGCAGCATCTTACTCTCATATTTTGCTCAGGTTATTAGATAACAACATAACTGTATCCTATATATATATTGCTGTGCAGCAATACAGTTTACAAGTGCAATTTCTATCAACCTTTCTTACCTCTGATTGTTGGAAAGTCGACAAACCATGAGCTCAGATTTTTCAGATGTTCCCAGAGTTACAAAGAACGTAGCAcctggaaagaaatgttttagtaTTCTAAGAGGGAGTTGAGGAGGGATCATTCAAGTATCAGAAAGGGTAACTCATTTTTACTTACTGCACCTCGTACACAGAACTGGGTGAATTAAGAGGCTAATTGAAACGTTGAAGTGATTAACATCAGGAGAACACTCAAGGATAAAAAGCTGATCTTTAATTACCGTGTTGTGAATCACAGGACCTTTCACAATTGCAATGTCATTTCTTCCACATGTTGTGGAAATACAGATGATACCCAAGAtgaat
Encoded proteins:
- the ZFYVE21 gene encoding zinc finger FYVE domain-containing protein 21 isoform X1 — protein: MSGCEARDAKKLVRSPSGLRMVPEHRSARSPFGLDEPPWVPDKECPRCMQCDTKFDFITRKHHCRRCGKCFCDKCCSKKVPLPRMCFVDPVRQCAECALISQKETEFYDKQLKVLMNGATFFVTLGTSEKSELMVCRLSNNQRYLVLDGDSHYEIEIIQISTVQILTEGFTPGEKDTHTYTSLLESQHISEGGNTRAIGMILQYKVPGSEELTQMKFTASEDFSCNKKLSASWLAAMHKATKLLYESRDQ